A single Salmo salar chromosome ssa19, Ssal_v3.1, whole genome shotgun sequence DNA region contains:
- the LOC106578855 gene encoding dual specificity mitogen-activated protein kinase kinase 4 produces MATPSSNSNSTTSSGNSNIAGSTSHHHHPQTQHMTTVSSMQESNTCWRCQNETGKRKALKLNFANPSVKPATRLPLNPSPSTAPSFQNPHIERMRTHSIESSGKLKISTENACDFTAEDLRDLGEIGRGAYGSVNQMQHKPSGQIMAVKRIRSTVDEKEQKQLLMDLDVVMRSSDCLYIVQFYGALFREGDCWICMELMSTSFDKFYKYVYCSLDDVIPEEILGKITLATVKALNHLKENLKIIHRDIKPSNILMDRNGNIKLCDFGISGQLVDSIAKTRDAGCRPYMAPERIDPSASRQGYDVRSDVWSLGITLYELATGRFPYPKWNSVFDQLTQVVKGEPPQLCNSEDRQFSPKFINFVNLCLTKDESKRPKYKELLKHPFILMYEERFVDVASYVCRILDQIPASPISPMYVD; encoded by the exons ATGGCGACTCCCAGTTCCAACAGCAATTCAACAACCTCCAGCGGAAACAGCAACATTGCAGGATCCACCTCGCACCACCATCACCCGCAAACACAACACATGACCACCGTCAGCAGCATGCAAG AAAGTAACACGTGCTGGAGGTGTCAAAACGAAACAg gTAAACGTAAAGCCCTGAAGCTGAACTTCGCCAACCCTTCAGTGAAGCCAGCTACCAGGTTGCCCCTCAACCCCTCACCTTCAACTGCCCCCTCCTTCCAGAACCCACACAT AGAGCGTATGAGGACACACAGTATCGAGTCGTCGGGGAAGCTGAAGATTTCTACGGAGAATGCCTGTGACTTCACGGccgaggacctgagggacctggGGGAGATTGGCCGTGGGGCCTATGGCTCCGTCAACCAGATGCAGCACAAACCCAGCGGACAGATCATGGCTGTCAAG AGGATCCGCTCCACGGTGGATGAGAAGGAGCAGAAGCAGCTGCTGATGGATCTAGACGTGGTGATGAGGAGTAGTGACTGTCTCTACATCGTTCAGTTCTACGGAGCTCTCTTCAGAGAG GGCGACTGTTGGATATGTATGGAACTAATGTCTACCTCATTCGACAAATTCTACAAATATGTATATTGTTCGTTAGATGACGTCATTCCAGAGGAAATATTAGGCAAAATTACATTAGCA ACCGTTAAAGCGCTGAACCACTTAAAAGAAAACTTGAAAATAATTCACAGAG ACATCAAACCTTCCAACATTCTCATGGACCGTAACGGCAACATCAAACTGTGTGACTTTGGCATCAGTGGTCAGCTGGTGGACTCTATAGCCAAGACCAGAGACGCAGGCTGCAGACCCTACATGGCA CCGGAGAGGATAGACCCCAGTGCTTCCAGACAAGGCTACGACGTCCGATCTGACGTGTGGAGTTTGGGGATCACCCTG TATGAGTTGGCCACCGGCAGATTCCCGTACCCCAAGTGGAATAGCGTGTTTGATCAGCTGACCCAGGTGGTGAAGGGCGAGCCACCGCAGCTCTGCAACTCTGAGGACAGACAGTTCTCCCCCAAGTTCATCAACTTTGTCAATTTATG CCTCACAAAGGATGAGTCAAAACGGCCCAAGTACAAGGAGCTCTTG AAACACCCGTTCATCTTGATGTACGAGGAGAGGTTTGTGGACGTGGCCAGCTACGTGTGTCGCATCCTGGACCAGATCCCtgcctcccccatctcccctatGTATGTGGACTGA